Proteins from a genomic interval of Candidatus Eremiobacteraceae bacterium:
- a CDS encoding nitrilase-related carbon-nitrogen hydrolase, translating into MESKVTIGLIQAHHDTDGAQPVDVHKKEATDKHVKLIREAKKKGAQIVCLQELFYGPYFCTEQTPKWYEAVEQIPDGPTTKLMQDLAKELGIVLVVPMYEEDFTGVYYNTAAVIDADGKYLGKYRKHHIPQVQAGPQGCGFWEKYYFRPGNLGYPVFDTAFAKVGVYICYDRHFPEGARMLGLHGAEIIFNPSATVAGLSEYLWKLEQPAHAVANGYYVGAINRVGVETPWNRGEFYGQSYLVDPRGNFVAVGSRDKDEVVIGVMDRNLITEVRNTWQFYRDRRPETYDDLVQI; encoded by the coding sequence TTGGAATCGAAGGTTACAATCGGTCTGATCCAAGCGCACCACGATACCGACGGAGCGCAGCCGGTCGACGTGCATAAAAAAGAAGCGACGGATAAACACGTCAAGCTGATTCGCGAGGCCAAGAAAAAGGGCGCGCAGATCGTGTGCCTGCAAGAGCTGTTTTACGGACCGTACTTCTGCACCGAGCAAACGCCGAAGTGGTATGAAGCAGTCGAACAGATCCCCGATGGACCGACGACCAAACTCATGCAAGATCTCGCCAAAGAGCTTGGCATCGTTCTCGTAGTGCCGATGTACGAGGAAGACTTCACGGGCGTCTACTACAACACGGCGGCAGTTATCGACGCAGATGGAAAATATCTCGGCAAATATCGCAAACACCACATTCCACAGGTGCAAGCCGGGCCGCAGGGCTGCGGTTTTTGGGAAAAATATTATTTCCGCCCGGGAAATCTCGGCTACCCCGTGTTCGACACCGCCTTCGCAAAAGTCGGCGTCTACATCTGTTACGATCGCCACTTTCCCGAAGGCGCGCGCATGCTCGGCCTGCACGGCGCCGAAATCATATTTAATCCGTCGGCGACCGTCGCCGGCCTTTCCGAATACCTTTGGAAACTCGAGCAGCCGGCGCACGCCGTTGCCAATGGTTACTACGTCGGCGCGATCAATCGCGTGGGCGTCGAGACGCCTTGGAACAGGGGCGAATTCTACGGCCAATCGTATCTGGTAGACCCACGCGGCAATTTCGTCGCCGTCGGCAGCCGCGATAAAGACGAAGTCGTCATCGGCGTGATGGATCGCAATCTCATAACCGAGGTGCGCAACACCTGGCAGTTCTATCGCGATCGCCGCCCTGAAACGTACGACGATCTCGTCCAGATCTAA